One genomic region from Selenihalanaerobacter shriftii encodes:
- a CDS encoding YlzJ-like family protein, with the protein MVYYSIIPGDMIFTEEEENEVELLEVEVNGVTMVIDQTEIDKGKVVKVISSDPQDYMQLDYQPGNKIEFTPQFYNE; encoded by the coding sequence ATGGTATATTATTCTATAATCCCTGGTGATATGATATTTACGGAAGAAGAAGAAAATGAGGTGGAACTATTAGAAGTAGAGGTTAATGGAGTGACAATGGTAATTGATCAAACGGAAATAGATAAAGGGAAAGTAGTTAAAGTTATTAGTTCAGACCCTCAGGATTATATGCAATTAGATTATCAACCGGGAAATAAAATTGAATTTACTCCTCAATTTTATAATGAATAA
- a CDS encoding FtsK/SpoIIIE family DNA translocase, with amino-acid sequence MLIKIYKERNNELLGIFLIVLAIILGFNFYFEVAGLIGEVLTTGFKRFIGDGAYILPMVFLLWGIGLIKSEEFEITVRGVGLFLLALAGVTMLHVNVQPGTEFEIALKGKGGGIIGAGTLYILRQAVGQIGVYVILGALSLVGFLLMTNLFLVTIIRNIKEKIINFISTLKEKLQFSKLKQKLIKRQEDVEDLEEVDEVLIEPEEETSVDDEQDSNQLSSSLTNDEVKDETSEINKTNEENIGEPECSADEIAVEDADGYTLPPLSLLQSIEVVDSADVNQANAKLLEETLSSFGVQAKVVDVSYGPTITRYEIQPAPGVKVSKISNLANDIALSLAAADVRIEAPIPGKAAVGIEVPNQEQVMVHLREILDTKEFKNSKSKLSVALGKDIAGKPIVANLAQMPHLLVAGATGSGKSVCINSIISSLLYKGNPDDIKLMLIDPKMVELSIYNKIPHLIAPVITDAKKAATALKWIVEEMENRYELFASSGAKGIESYNRQYSDEADERLPYVVVVIDELSDLMMVAANQVEDAICRLAQMARAAGIHLIIATQRPSVDVITGLIKANIPSRISFAVSSQTDSRTILDTGGAEKLLGKGDMLYSPVGSQKSTRIQGAFISEQEVKNLVKYVKEQDDPEYAEKIAEIKNKDITIDTEDKDELYEKAVHLVVDKRASISMLQRRLRIGYTRAARLIDTMEEEGIVGEHRGSKAREVLISEEDLEDIFDSGVE; translated from the coding sequence GTGTTAATTAAAATATATAAAGAGAGAAATAATGAATTATTAGGAATATTTTTAATTGTATTAGCTATTATATTAGGGTTTAATTTTTATTTTGAAGTTGCAGGCTTAATAGGAGAGGTATTAACCACCGGATTTAAGCGTTTTATAGGAGATGGAGCATATATTTTACCTATGGTATTCTTATTATGGGGGATTGGTTTAATAAAATCAGAAGAATTTGAAATTACTGTTCGAGGAGTAGGTCTGTTTTTACTGGCTTTGGCAGGAGTTACAATGTTACATGTAAACGTTCAGCCAGGTACTGAATTTGAGATAGCTTTAAAAGGTAAAGGTGGCGGAATAATTGGTGCTGGAACTTTATACATATTGAGACAAGCTGTAGGACAAATTGGGGTTTATGTTATCTTAGGTGCTTTAAGTTTAGTTGGTTTTTTATTAATGACTAATTTGTTTTTAGTTACTATAATAAGAAATATAAAAGAGAAGATTATAAATTTCATAAGTACTTTAAAAGAAAAGTTACAGTTTAGCAAATTGAAGCAGAAATTAATAAAACGACAAGAAGATGTAGAAGATTTGGAAGAAGTAGATGAAGTTTTAATTGAGCCAGAAGAAGAAACTTCAGTTGATGATGAGCAGGACTCTAATCAATTATCCTCTTCATTGACTAATGATGAAGTAAAAGATGAAACAAGTGAGATAAATAAAACAAATGAAGAGAATATAGGGGAACCAGAATGTTCAGCTGATGAGATAGCAGTTGAGGATGCAGATGGATATACACTTCCGCCATTATCATTACTTCAATCTATTGAAGTAGTAGATAGTGCTGATGTTAATCAGGCTAACGCTAAATTATTAGAGGAGACTTTAAGTAGTTTTGGTGTACAAGCTAAAGTGGTAGATGTTAGCTATGGGCCGACAATTACACGTTATGAAATTCAACCGGCTCCAGGTGTTAAAGTAAGTAAGATATCTAATTTAGCTAATGATATTGCTCTTTCTTTAGCAGCAGCTGATGTTAGAATTGAAGCACCTATTCCTGGAAAGGCAGCCGTTGGTATTGAGGTGCCTAATCAAGAACAAGTTATGGTTCATTTACGAGAAATATTGGATACTAAAGAATTTAAGAACTCTAAATCTAAATTAAGTGTTGCCTTAGGTAAGGATATAGCAGGGAAACCAATAGTAGCTAATTTAGCACAGATGCCTCACTTATTAGTAGCAGGGGCTACTGGATCTGGTAAGAGTGTCTGTATTAATTCAATTATTAGTAGTCTGCTTTATAAAGGTAATCCTGATGATATTAAATTAATGCTCATTGACCCTAAGATGGTGGAATTATCTATATATAATAAGATACCTCATTTAATAGCTCCAGTAATAACTGATGCTAAAAAAGCCGCTACTGCACTTAAATGGATAGTAGAAGAGATGGAGAATCGTTATGAACTATTTGCTTCTAGTGGTGCTAAAGGGATTGAAAGTTATAATAGGCAATATTCAGATGAAGCTGATGAAAGACTGCCTTATGTGGTAGTGGTTATAGATGAATTGTCTGATTTAATGATGGTAGCAGCCAATCAAGTAGAGGATGCTATTTGCCGTTTAGCTCAAATGGCTAGAGCAGCAGGAATTCATTTAATCATAGCTACTCAGCGGCCTTCAGTAGATGTAATTACTGGATTAATTAAAGCTAATATACCTAGTAGAATTTCATTCGCGGTTTCCTCCCAGACAGATTCTCGGACTATTTTAGATACTGGAGGGGCTGAAAAATTATTAGGTAAAGGTGATATGTTATATTCACCAGTAGGTTCACAAAAATCAACTAGAATTCAAGGGGCATTCATTTCAGAGCAGGAAGTGAAGAATTTGGTTAAGTATGTAAAGGAACAAGATGATCCAGAATATGCCGAAAAGATTGCTGAAATTAAGAATAAAGATATTACTATAGACACAGAAGATAAAGATGAATTATATGAAAAAGCGGTACATTTAGTAGTAGATAAGAGAGCTTCCATATCTATGTTACAACGCAGATTACGGATTGGCTATACTAGAGCTGCTAGATTAATAGATACTATGGAAGAAGAAGGGATTGTAGGTGAACATCGAGGTAGTAAAGCTAGAGAAGTTTTGATTAGTGAAGAAGATTTAGAGGATATATTTGATTCAGGAGTAGAATAA
- a CDS encoding Na/Pi cotransporter family protein, translated as MSVEMVFKLLGGLGLFIYGMKQMGDGLQKTAGRKLRKLLEMLTTNRIAGVLVGTGVTAIIQSSSATTVMVVGFVNAGLMNLKQSIGVIMGANIGTTITAQLIAFKLTHYSFHAIAIGAALYLFGKKQKTKNIGQVFLGFGILFLGLSTMKDTMKPLRDSQVFLDVMAKFGASPILGVILGTLITVIVQSSSASIGILMGLMSTGIISYQMAVPILLGDNIGTTVTALLSSIGTNSTAKRAALAHMVFNVIGTVVFIVALYVIPDLPGVLERFFINISHYFGQEISANRMLANTHSAFNILNALIWLPFVGIIVKIVNKIIPEKEEKMEEGTKYIDKRMLETPGVALDQTNKELIRMTKLAKESVSQAGEAFLNGDEDIIAEVQKKEDIIDDLEHSIVAYLAEISNHSLAEEDVKRLNGFLNIADAVESMGDHAENIIELAEYKIEHELEFSEQGKDDVKNMFTKAENIIDTSIIALEELDVEKAKWILELEGEIDTLEADYRNAHLGRLNAGDCLPVSGVVFLEILQAVEHIGDQATKVAHSVLEDLKSE; from the coding sequence TTGTCGGTAGAAATGGTATTTAAATTATTAGGTGGTTTAGGTTTATTTATTTATGGGATGAAACAGATGGGAGATGGGTTACAGAAGACAGCAGGTAGGAAACTAAGAAAACTTTTAGAAATGCTAACTACTAATCGGATAGCAGGAGTATTAGTAGGAACCGGAGTAACAGCTATTATTCAAAGTAGTAGTGCGACTACTGTGATGGTGGTTGGGTTTGTAAATGCTGGATTAATGAATTTAAAGCAGTCAATTGGTGTTATTATGGGAGCTAATATTGGTACAACAATTACAGCTCAGTTGATTGCTTTTAAATTAACTCATTATTCTTTTCATGCAATAGCTATTGGTGCAGCATTATATCTATTTGGAAAGAAGCAGAAGACTAAAAATATTGGACAAGTTTTTCTAGGGTTTGGTATTTTATTTTTAGGATTAAGTACTATGAAAGATACCATGAAGCCTTTACGTGATTCTCAAGTATTTTTAGATGTTATGGCTAAATTTGGAGCTTCACCAATTTTAGGTGTAATCTTAGGGACTTTAATAACGGTTATAGTCCAGAGTAGTAGTGCTAGTATAGGTATTTTAATGGGGTTGATGTCAACAGGTATTATTAGTTATCAGATGGCAGTTCCAATTTTACTAGGTGATAATATAGGAACTACTGTTACTGCTTTATTATCTAGTATTGGCACTAATTCTACTGCTAAGCGTGCAGCCTTAGCACATATGGTATTTAATGTAATAGGAACTGTTGTCTTTATTGTAGCATTATATGTAATTCCTGATTTACCAGGGGTATTAGAAAGATTCTTTATTAATATTTCTCATTATTTTGGACAGGAAATAAGTGCTAATAGAATGTTAGCGAATACTCATTCAGCATTCAATATTTTGAATGCTCTTATTTGGTTACCGTTTGTAGGGATTATAGTTAAAATAGTTAATAAAATAATTCCAGAAAAAGAAGAGAAGATGGAAGAAGGAACTAAATATATTGATAAGAGAATGTTAGAAACTCCAGGTGTTGCTTTAGACCAGACTAATAAAGAGTTAATTAGAATGACTAAGTTAGCTAAAGAATCAGTATCTCAAGCAGGAGAGGCTTTCTTAAATGGAGATGAGGATATTATAGCTGAAGTTCAAAAAAAGGAAGATATTATTGATGATTTAGAACATAGTATTGTGGCTTATTTAGCTGAAATATCAAATCATTCTTTAGCTGAGGAGGATGTTAAGAGGTTAAATGGTTTTTTGAATATAGCAGATGCTGTTGAGAGCATGGGAGATCATGCTGAAAATATTATTGAATTAGCAGAATATAAGATTGAACATGAATTAGAATTTTCTGAGCAAGGGAAAGATGATGTTAAGAATATGTTTACAAAGGCAGAGAATATCATAGATACTTCGATAATTGCATTAGAAGAATTAGATGTTGAAAAGGCAAAGTGGATCTTAGAACTAGAAGGTGAAATTGATACTTTAGAAGCAGATTATCGTAATGCTCATCTTGGACGTTTAAATGCTGGTGATTGTTTACCGGTTTCAGGTGTTGTTTTCTTAGAAATTTTACAGGCTGTTGAACATATAGGTGATCAAGCTACTAAAGTTGCTCATTCGGTTTTAGAAGACTTAAAATCTGAATAA
- a CDS encoding ClpP family protease: protein MTRYDNYRQRINPSRIAKPASKPSRRKKGKKSPQKGNTLQTLKQLGQTDLPDNAGSNIHCINIVGQIEGHRNLPPKNKTTKYEHLIPQLVAIEQNPKIKGVILILNTVGGDIEAGLAISEMLSSLSIPTVSLVLGGGHSIGVPIAVATNKSFIAPTATMIIHPIRLTGMVIGVPQTYEYLDKMQDRVVDFVSKHSDITEENFRRLMFQTGELVRDVGTVLIGDEAVKEGLIDGTGGLSQAIKSLNSMIGEDGKESNESNELATSDKVSPDLDSSIESVIEDNEE from the coding sequence TTGACTCGATATGATAATTATAGACAGAGGATAAACCCTTCTCGAATTGCAAAACCCGCTTCCAAACCTAGTCGCCGTAAGAAGGGAAAAAAATCTCCTCAAAAAGGGAATACCTTACAAACCTTAAAACAGTTAGGTCAGACTGATTTACCTGACAATGCAGGATCCAATATTCATTGTATAAATATTGTAGGTCAGATAGAGGGACATAGGAATTTGCCGCCAAAGAACAAAACTACTAAGTATGAACATTTAATTCCACAATTAGTTGCTATAGAACAGAATCCTAAGATAAAAGGTGTAATTTTAATTCTAAATACAGTTGGTGGAGATATAGAAGCTGGATTAGCTATTTCAGAGATGTTAAGTAGCCTTTCAATCCCTACAGTATCTTTAGTATTAGGAGGCGGACATAGCATTGGTGTTCCCATTGCAGTAGCTACTAATAAGTCTTTTATTGCTCCAACTGCTACTATGATAATTCATCCTATAAGATTGACTGGAATGGTAATTGGTGTGCCACAGACTTATGAATATTTAGATAAGATGCAGGATAGGGTTGTTGATTTTGTTAGTAAGCATTCAGATATAACAGAAGAAAACTTCAGGAGATTAATGTTTCAAACTGGTGAATTAGTTAGAGATGTAGGAACAGTATTAATTGGGGATGAAGCCGTTAAGGAAGGTCTTATTGATGGAACAGGTGGATTAAGTCAAGCTATTAAATCATTAAATAGTATGATTGGTGAAGATGGTAAAGAATCTAATGAATCTAATGAATTAGCTACATCAGATAAAGTATCACCTGACTTAGATTCATCAATTGAGTCAGTAATTGAAGATAATGAAGAGTAG
- a CDS encoding Na/Pi cotransporter family protein, whose protein sequence is MLLTILYLISGLIIFIYGMHVVKVGLQDRVNTQSRYLLKYITGTKLLSILSGILVTALMQSSSATIVLIISFVNAELLGLAQALGMIIGTNIGTTITGQIISFNLEDNFWLFFLIGLVFYLIYRIYNRQKNKWLILAKTFIGFGLIFLGLNFLGDALTPLKDTEFFLKFIINLSHNNFLALLSGTLGTSILQSSSAFIGVILTLSKEGLIQLPTAILLLLGSNIGTCITAVIASVNGSLKAIQVAVGHIIFNLLGVIFFYPLVTPFSYLVALTSNQIVRQIANGHTIFNLINAVLFYFFFDKFIEIVKKISE, encoded by the coding sequence ATGTTATTAACAATTTTATATTTAATAAGTGGTTTAATTATTTTCATATATGGGATGCATGTAGTGAAGGTAGGATTACAAGATAGGGTTAACACTCAAAGTAGGTATTTGCTGAAATATATTACAGGAACAAAATTATTAAGTATTTTAAGTGGTATATTAGTAACTGCTTTAATGCAGAGTAGTAGTGCTACTATTGTTTTGATTATTAGCTTTGTAAATGCCGAATTATTAGGTTTAGCTCAGGCATTAGGAATGATAATTGGAACAAATATTGGAACTACAATTACTGGACAGATTATTTCTTTTAATTTAGAAGATAATTTTTGGTTGTTCTTTTTAATTGGATTAGTCTTTTATTTAATTTATCGAATCTATAATAGACAAAAAAATAAATGGTTAATTTTAGCCAAAACTTTTATCGGTTTTGGCTTGATTTTTTTAGGATTAAATTTCTTAGGTGATGCTTTAACTCCTCTCAAGGATACAGAATTTTTTTTAAAGTTTATCATAAATCTATCTCATAATAATTTTTTAGCGTTGTTAAGTGGTACTTTAGGGACATCTATTTTACAGAGTAGTAGTGCTTTTATAGGAGTGATTTTAACTTTGAGTAAAGAGGGATTAATTCAATTGCCTACAGCAATTTTATTATTATTAGGTAGTAATATAGGAACTTGTATTACAGCTGTCATAGCATCAGTTAATGGGTCATTAAAGGCAATTCAGGTGGCAGTGGGGCATATAATTTTTAACTTATTAGGTGTAATATTTTTTTATCCTTTAGTAACTCCCTTTTCATATTTAGTGGCTTTAACGAGTAATCAAATTGTAAGGCAGATAGCTAATGGACATACAATTTTTAATTTAATTAATGCTGTTTTATTCTATTTCTTTTTTGATAAATTTATAGAAATAGTAAAAAAGATAAGTGAATAA